The Deinococcus sedimenti genome includes the window GTCGCGTGCGGCGCGAGGGGACTGCCGGCCTGCCCCAGGCTGCCGACGTACAGGCTGCGGTCGGGGTCGCCCAGGTCCACGATCTGGCGGTAGCTGGCGCCGTGCGTCTGCGCGAAGGTGCCGTGCTGCGGGCGGGCGACGTTCACGGTGTTCGTGCCGCCGGGGGTGGGGGCGTGGTGGTTGAACAGCCACGCCAGGGCCTTCACGTTCCCGAACGCGCGGTGGTTGCTGGCCACCTGATGCAGCTGGCCGTACGTCCAGCCGGTCATGTCGTCTCCCAGGCGGGCCTGCAGGTCAGCAAGCGTGGTGTCCAGCGTGCGGGTCAGCAGGGCCGCGCAGTCGCCCTGGCCGCCCCGCGCGCACAGGTCCCCGCCGCCGCGCAGCTGGTTCAGGACGGACAGGCTGTTCAGGACGGTCTCGTCGTTCAGTTCGTCGCGGGCCATCTCCTGCAGGTTCATCAGCCACGCCTCGAAGATCAGGGCACCCACGCTGCCGGTGGTCATGTTGCCGTCCCAGCCCTGCAGGGTGCCCAGCGCCTGCCGGGCGCGGTCACTGCCGGGCTTCGTGGCCAGCAGGATGGGGCGGAAGTCGTCCCAGACGAGACTGTGGGTGTCCAGCTGGGTGCGCTGCACGTCCGCCACGCTCAGTTTCGGCGTGGCGGTCAGCAGGTCCGTGATGCGCTGGGCGCGGTACGGTTCGGCCCAGTTGCGGGCGTTGCCCAGCAGGTACGGGTACCCGTCGGGGACGACCTTGTTGTTCGCGGTGACGACCAGACCGTCGGCGGGGTTGAAGGTGTGGGGCAGCGCCTCGAACGGAACGTACCCGCGCCACTCGCGGCTGCCGTCGCCGGGGACGGGCACGCTGCCGTCCCAGCCCTCGCGGATGGGCACGCGGCCCGGCGCGTAGTACCCGGTGTTGCCGTCCACGTCGGCGTACACGAAGTTCTGACTGGGCCCCACGTACCGGGACAGCGCCCGCGTGAAGTCCGTCCAGTTCTGCGCGTAGTTCAGGCCCAGGAAGGCGTCCATGGTGGTGTCGCCCGGTTGCAGCGCCGTCCACTTCAGCGCCACGCGCGGCCCGGCGTCCGCGAAGTTCAGGCCGCCGCCCCCGTTGTCGCTGATGACCGGCCCGTGCGCGCTCTCGCGGACGGTGATCGTCACGTCCTCTTTGCCCTTGACCTTGATCACCTCCGGGCGGCTGGTGAGCTTCGCGTCCTCGGGTTCCACGTACAGGTCCTGCACGTCGGGGTTCATGTTCGTCACGCCCCACGCGACCCGCTCGTTGCGGCCGATCACGATGGCCGGGAGCCCCGGGATGCTCGCCCCGATGGCCTTCAGGTCCCTACCCTGCACGTCCGCGAGGTACCACAGCATCGGCGCCGTGAGCGCGAGGTGCGGGTCGTCCGCCAGGATGGGCTTGCCGGTCGTGGTGCGTGACCCGGCGATCACCCAGTCGTTGCTGCCCTTTCCGGGAACCTGTTGCATGCCCAGCGCCTCGGCGGCCCGCAGGTGCGCCCGCAGCGCCGCGACCGTCGCCTCCGGCAGACCGGGTCTATCCGGCAGGTTGGGCGCAGCGGAGGTGGTGCCCATCTGCGGCGCGGCGTTCTCCTCGCCCACCTCGTCCGCGCTGAGGATCGTCGGGCCACCCGCCGGGTACGGCGCCGTGACCTCGTCCAGCCCGCCCGCGCCCAGCCGCCGCGCGACGTGCGCGTTCAGCACCTCGTCGTCATAGTTGCCGCCCAGATCGAAGGCCATCAGCTTGCTCCAGGACACCGTGTCCACGTCCTGCCAGGCTTCCGGGGTGTAGCCCAGGATCCGGAACTCCAGGGCGGTCTTCCCGCGTCCCTGCGCGGCGTTCACACCCGCCGTGTACGCCGCGATCAATCGGCGCGACCGCCCGTCCAGGGCAGGGAGGGCACTCTGCGCGGCCCGCTGGAAGCCCCAGGTGCGCAGGAACTTGTCCTGCGGCAGCGCGGCCTCGCCCAGCACCTCCGCCAGTCGGCCCTGCGCCACCCGGCGCTGGAAGTCCATCTGCCACGCGCGGTCCTGCCAGTGCACGAAGCCCAGCGCGAACACGGCGTCCTCGTCCGTCTGCGCGCGGATGTGCGGCACGCCCCACGCGTCGCGCGTGACCTGCACGTTCCCGCCCAGGCCCGGCAGGTCCACGTTCCCCGCGCGCTGCGGCTCGCTGCTCAGGCGCAGCCACGCGTACGCCCCGCCGCCCGCCGCGCCCAGCAGCAGCAGTGTCCCCAGCGCGCCGGTCGCCACGCGGCGACCCCACGACCCCTTCCGCCGCAGCGGACCCACCGTTTTCGTGTTCATGTGACCCGCGCAGCATAGCCCCGCGCCGCCGGGCCGTGCCAAAACATGCGGCGGGGGTATCGGTGCCCCCGCCGCGCGGTCAGTTCAAGCCGTTCAGTCCGTCTGGGAGATGCCGGTCAGAATTCCTCGTCCAGCAGGCTGCTGTTCGCCTGCACGCGCCGCGGGTGCAGCCCCAGCCGCTCGGTGAGCATCAGCAGCCCCTCGGTGCCCTCGCGGGACAGGCCCGACAGGAACGCGGTCGCCACCGTCGTCGAGAAGCACGGCTGCGGCGTGGGCTGCATGCAGTCCAGCACGCAGAACTCGAAGGCGCTGTCCTCCGGGCGGGACAGCTGGCGGGTCACGGCCGCGCCGTACCCGTTCGAGAACTGAAAGACCATGAGTTCCGCGCCGGGCAGCGTGTGCCGCTGCGGCAGCGTGCTGATCTGCTCGAAGGCAGCGGTCGGGACGAACAGGGTGGGATTGGTGATCAGGGTGGGCGAATGGGTCACGCTGAAGCTCCGTTGGCCACCACGGGGCGAAGAGTCAGGAACCACACGTGGGGTACCGGCAGGCTAACCCCACACGCCTTACCGGTCACTTACCTGACGCTTTCTGAAGATTCAGCCCAGCACCTGCGCGGGCTGCACCCAACAGCCGGGATGCCGCGCCGCCAGCAGCTGCGCCGCGTCGTGCGCGTGCGCGGCGTCCCGCGCCAGCGCGAAGCAGGTGCTGCCGGACCCGCTCATCAGCGCCGAGTGCAGCCCCGCGCCCGTCAGGGCCGCCAGCGCCTCGCGGATGGGCGCGTGGCGCGCCGCCACCGGGTCCTGCAGCGCGTTCAGGTAGGGAACGGGCCGCCCGTTCGACAGGGCCGCCAGGATCGCCTCGACATCCAGGGCGGGCGTGAAGCCCTCCTCGGCGTCCAGCCAGGCGTACGCGTCGCGGGCACTGACCGCCACGCCCGGGTTGAGCAGCACCAGCGCCACGCGCGGCACCGGGGTGGGGGACAGGACCTCGCCGACGCCCGACGCGACCGCCGCGCGGCCCAGCAGGAAGAACGGCACGTCCGCGCCCAGCCGCAGCGCCAGGCCCGGCAGGTCCACGCCCGCCGGGTACAGCCGCGCCAGCGCCATCAGCGTGGTCGCCGCGTCGCTGCTGCCGCCCCCCAGGCCCGACGCGAGCGGCAGTCGCTTGTGCAGCGTGATCGCCGCGCCGCCAGATACCCCCGCCGCGTCCAGGTACGCCCGGGCCGCGCGGAACACCAGATTGCCCTCGTCGGTGGGCAGGTCCGCGCCCTCGACGCGCAGGGTCAGCGTGTCGGAGGGGGCGATCTCCAGGTCGTCCCCGACGCTCAGGGGCACCATCAGCGAGTGCAGTTCGTGGTACCCGTCCGAACGCAGGTCCCGGACACTGAGGCCCAGGTTCACCTTGGCGGGCGCGAAGTACGTGACGGCAGCAGGGTCGCTCATGCCCCCCCAGCATCCCACACCGGGTCGGTCTCCCACACCTGCGCGTCCCACACCGGGGCCAGCGCCTGCGCCAGGGCCAGGTCGCCGGGCGTGGTCACCTTGAACAGCCGCGCGTCCCCCGGCACCAGCCGCACCGCGCCGCCCGTCCGGGCGATCAGGCCCGCGTCGTCCGTCGCCGCGAACCCGTCGGTCAGCGCGGCCTCGTGCGCGGCGAGCAGCAGGTCACGCCGGAACCCCTGCGGGGTCTGCACCGCCCACAGCCCCTCGCGCGGGGTGAGGGTGCCCCAGAGGGTGCCACAGTCGCCGCCCGGCCCGGCCCGCACCAGGGTGTCCGCCACCGGCAGCGCCGCCGTCGCCGCGCCCACCTCACGCGCCGCCGCGATCACGGCGCCCACCACCGCGCCCGGCAGGAAGGGCCGCGCCGCGTCATGCACCAGCACCACGTCCGCCCGCGTGGCGCGCAGCAGCGCCCGCACGCTCGCCTGCCGCGTGTCGCCGCCCGTCACGGCGCGCGCCGGAACGTCCTCCGGCAGGTCCAGGCCCGCCGGGAGCGCCACCAGCACCTCGTCCACGTGCGGGGCCAGCGCCGCCGCGCTGCGGCCCAGCAGGCTGCGGCCCGCGACCTCCACGAACGCCTTCGGCCCCAGCCCCAGCCGCGTGCCCGACCCCGCCGCCGGAATCAGCGCCGCGACCCGCACGCCCCCGGGCCTCACCCTTCCCCGTCGCGCCAGCGGCGGAAGCCCGGCACGTCCAGCCCGAACTGATCCAGCACCCGCGCCGTCACGAAATGCAGCAGCTCGTCCACGCTGCCC containing:
- the ispD gene encoding 2-C-methyl-D-erythritol 4-phosphate cytidylyltransferase, yielding MRPGGVRVAALIPAAGSGTRLGLGPKAFVEVAGRSLLGRSAAALAPHVDEVLVALPAGLDLPEDVPARAVTGGDTRQASVRALLRATRADVVLVHDAARPFLPGAVVGAVIAAAREVGAATAALPVADTLVRAGPGGDCGTLWGTLTPREGLWAVQTPQGFRRDLLLAAHEAALTDGFAATDDAGLIARTGGAVRLVPGDARLFKVTTPGDLALAQALAPVWDAQVWETDPVWDAGGA
- a CDS encoding 4-(cytidine 5'-diphospho)-2-C-methyl-D-erythritol kinase — protein: MSDPAAVTYFAPAKVNLGLSVRDLRSDGYHELHSLMVPLSVGDDLEIAPSDTLTLRVEGADLPTDEGNLVFRAARAYLDAAGVSGGAAITLHKRLPLASGLGGGSSDAATTLMALARLYPAGVDLPGLALRLGADVPFFLLGRAAVASGVGEVLSPTPVPRVALVLLNPGVAVSARDAYAWLDAEEGFTPALDVEAILAALSNGRPVPYLNALQDPVAARHAPIREALAALTGAGLHSALMSGSGSTCFALARDAAHAHDAAQLLAARHPGCWVQPAQVLG
- a CDS encoding penicillin acylase family protein, whose translation is MNTKTVGPLRRKGSWGRRVATGALGTLLLLGAAGGGAYAWLRLSSEPQRAGNVDLPGLGGNVQVTRDAWGVPHIRAQTDEDAVFALGFVHWQDRAWQMDFQRRVAQGRLAEVLGEAALPQDKFLRTWGFQRAAQSALPALDGRSRRLIAAYTAGVNAAQGRGKTALEFRILGYTPEAWQDVDTVSWSKLMAFDLGGNYDDEVLNAHVARRLGAGGLDEVTAPYPAGGPTILSADEVGEENAAPQMGTTSAAPNLPDRPGLPEATVAALRAHLRAAEALGMQQVPGKGSNDWVIAGSRTTTGKPILADDPHLALTAPMLWYLADVQGRDLKAIGASIPGLPAIVIGRNERVAWGVTNMNPDVQDLYVEPEDAKLTSRPEVIKVKGKEDVTITVRESAHGPVISDNGGGGLNFADAGPRVALKWTALQPGDTTMDAFLGLNYAQNWTDFTRALSRYVGPSQNFVYADVDGNTGYYAPGRVPIREGWDGSVPVPGDGSREWRGYVPFEALPHTFNPADGLVVTANNKVVPDGYPYLLGNARNWAEPYRAQRITDLLTATPKLSVADVQRTQLDTHSLVWDDFRPILLATKPGSDRARQALGTLQGWDGNMTTGSVGALIFEAWLMNLQEMARDELNDETVLNSLSVLNQLRGGGDLCARGGQGDCAALLTRTLDTTLADLQARLGDDMTGWTYGQLHQVASNHRAFGNVKALAWLFNHHAPTPGGTNTVNVARPQHGTFAQTHGASYRQIVDLGDPDRSLYVGSLGQAGSPLAPHATDQMNRWIGGQYLPMSTRAADWGNTQTLTLHPAGK